A DNA window from Actinomadura coerulea contains the following coding sequences:
- a CDS encoding toxin-antitoxin system YwqK family antitoxin yields MRIDIDDEDVDMDSARRITYQGALYTGEAVETHPNGTVIALTSYVDGLEDGLSREWYPDGALLAEGLMRGNRPVGPWRRWHPNGRLAQEQHFDDRGNLLTKRRWAENGEPIEDEHDGGRR; encoded by the coding sequence ATGCGTATTGATATAGACGATGAAGATGTCGACATGGACTCGGCCAGGCGAATCACCTACCAGGGAGCACTTTATACGGGAGAGGCTGTCGAAACCCATCCAAACGGTACCGTCATCGCCCTCACGAGCTACGTGGACGGCCTTGAGGACGGGCTATCCCGCGAGTGGTATCCCGATGGTGCGTTGTTGGCCGAGGGGCTGATGCGGGGGAACAGGCCCGTTGGCCCATGGCGCCGCTGGCACCCGAACGGTCGGCTCGCCCAGGAACAGCACTTCGATGACAGGGGCAATCTGCTCACGAAGCGTCGCTGGGCGGAAAACGGCGAGCCGATCGAAGATGAGCACGATGGTGGGCGCCGTTGA